A window of Cryptomeria japonica chromosome 3, Sugi_1.0, whole genome shotgun sequence contains these coding sequences:
- the LOC131070786 gene encoding protein TIC 20-v, chloroplastic isoform X3, whose product MAASLSFTSYFPNQFHTQKIAASFQSTCISPTKFLNVKLNIRCSPRRRFDFSIQEKPRKVICANANNKNSIPIPDRLLAAVGYFLPFFDGVQYGRFFLIDFPSAQLLLQPLSPAIRVYKSYPYASILVLIILYFYVVPNPNIRRYVRFNVMQAVALDVLLTVADIVDHAFEPQNGIGLSLLTSFDTTVFLFLLTCLVYGSTSCLMGQVARLPLVADAAETQVFLQKITRLVRFTFLKF is encoded by the exons ATGGCGGCATCGCTTTCATTCACCTCTTATTTCCCAAATCAATTTCATACCCAAAAAATTGCAGCCTCCTTTCAATCCACATGCATTTCTCCTACCAAATTTCTTAACGTAAAATTGAACATCCGATGTTCACCACGTCGGAGGTTCGATTTCTCGATACAGGAAAAACCCCGAAAAGTCATTTGTGCGAATGCCAACAACAAGAATTCAATACCCATCCCAGATCGATTACTCGCAGCAGTTGGCTACTTTCTGCCCTTCTTCGACGGAGTACAATACGGTCGTTTTTTCTTGATAGATTTCCCTTCTGCACAGCTTCTTCTCCAACCCCTTTCCCCAGCCATTAGGGTTTACAAAAGCTACCCATATGCAAGTATTCTCGTGCTTAttatactctatttttatgttGTGCCAAACCCTAACATAAGGCGTTATGTTAGATTTAATGTCATGCAAGCAGTTGCCTTGGATGTTCTGCTTACTGTTGCTGATATTGTGGATCATGCTTTTGAGCCACAGAACGGGATTGGCCTCAGCTTGTTGACGAGTTTTGATACTACTGTTTTCCTCTTCCTTCTAACTTGCCTCGTTTACGGTTCGACCTCTTGCCTTATGGGCCAGGTTGCTAGATTGCCTCTTGTTGCAGACGCAGCAGAGACACAG gtattcttgcaaaAGATAACTAGACTTGTGAGATTCACTTTTCTCAAATTCTAA
- the LOC131070786 gene encoding protein TIC 20-v, chloroplastic isoform X4, with translation MAASLSFTSYFPNQFHTQKIAASFQSTCISPTKFLNVKLNIRCSPRRRFDFSIQEKPRKVICANANNKNSIPIPDRLLAAVGYFLPFFDGVQYGRFFLIDFPSAQLLLQPLSPAIRVYKSYPYASILVLIILYFYVVPNPNIRRYVRFNVMQAVALDVLLTVADIVDHAFEPQNGIGLSLLTSFDTTVFLFLLTCLVYGSTSCLMGQVARLPLVADAAETQELRLWLDDIGKWE, from the exons ATGGCGGCATCGCTTTCATTCACCTCTTATTTCCCAAATCAATTTCATACCCAAAAAATTGCAGCCTCCTTTCAATCCACATGCATTTCTCCTACCAAATTTCTTAACGTAAAATTGAACATCCGATGTTCACCACGTCGGAGGTTCGATTTCTCGATACAGGAAAAACCCCGAAAAGTCATTTGTGCGAATGCCAACAACAAGAATTCAATACCCATCCCAGATCGATTACTCGCAGCAGTTGGCTACTTTCTGCCCTTCTTCGACGGAGTACAATACGGTCGTTTTTTCTTGATAGATTTCCCTTCTGCACAGCTTCTTCTCCAACCCCTTTCCCCAGCCATTAGGGTTTACAAAAGCTACCCATATGCAAGTATTCTCGTGCTTAttatactctatttttatgttGTGCCAAACCCTAACATAAGGCGTTATGTTAGATTTAATGTCATGCAAGCAGTTGCCTTGGATGTTCTGCTTACTGTTGCTGATATTGTGGATCATGCTTTTGAGCCACAGAACGGGATTGGCCTCAGCTTGTTGACGAGTTTTGATACTACTGTTTTCCTCTTCCTTCTAACTTGCCTCGTTTACGGTTCGACCTCTTGCCTTATGGGCCAGGTTGCTAGATTGCCTCTTGTTGCAGACGCAGCAGAGACACAG GAACTAAGGTTATGGCTGGATGATATCGGCAAATGGGAGTAA
- the LOC131070786 gene encoding protein TIC 20-v, chloroplastic isoform X5, translated as MAASLSFTSYFPNQFHTQKIAASFQSTCISPTKFLNVKLNIRCSPRRRFDFSIQEKPRKVICANANNKNSIPIPDRLLAAVGYFLPFFDGVQYGRFFLIDFPSAQLLLQPLSPAIRVYKSYPYASILVLIILYFYVVPNPNIRRYVRFNVMQAVALDVLLTVADIVDHAFEPQNGIGLSLLTSFDTTVFLFLLTCLVYGSTSCLMGQVARLPLVADAAETQKIW; from the exons ATGGCGGCATCGCTTTCATTCACCTCTTATTTCCCAAATCAATTTCATACCCAAAAAATTGCAGCCTCCTTTCAATCCACATGCATTTCTCCTACCAAATTTCTTAACGTAAAATTGAACATCCGATGTTCACCACGTCGGAGGTTCGATTTCTCGATACAGGAAAAACCCCGAAAAGTCATTTGTGCGAATGCCAACAACAAGAATTCAATACCCATCCCAGATCGATTACTCGCAGCAGTTGGCTACTTTCTGCCCTTCTTCGACGGAGTACAATACGGTCGTTTTTTCTTGATAGATTTCCCTTCTGCACAGCTTCTTCTCCAACCCCTTTCCCCAGCCATTAGGGTTTACAAAAGCTACCCATATGCAAGTATTCTCGTGCTTAttatactctatttttatgttGTGCCAAACCCTAACATAAGGCGTTATGTTAGATTTAATGTCATGCAAGCAGTTGCCTTGGATGTTCTGCTTACTGTTGCTGATATTGTGGATCATGCTTTTGAGCCACAGAACGGGATTGGCCTCAGCTTGTTGACGAGTTTTGATACTACTGTTTTCCTCTTCCTTCTAACTTGCCTCGTTTACGGTTCGACCTCTTGCCTTATGGGCCAGGTTGCTAGATTGCCTCTTGTTGCAGACGCAGCAGAGACACAG AAAATCTGGTAA
- the LOC131070786 gene encoding protein TIC 20-v, chloroplastic isoform X1 codes for MAASLSFTSYFPNQFHTQKIAASFQSTCISPTKFLNVKLNIRCSPRRRFDFSIQEKPRKVICANANNKNSIPIPDRLLAAVGYFLPFFDGVQYGRFFLIDFPSAQLLLQPLSPAIRVYKSYPYASILVLIILYFYVVPNPNIRRYVRFNVMQAVALDVLLTVADIVDHAFEPQNGIGLSLLTSFDTTVFLFLLTCLVYGSTSCLMGQVARLPLVADAAETQLPEHSIQGCVTCLMLIPTSYLVVTILEGYLGASLFMCSCKVFKLKYPSSTPYTYAPRNGISRALLSRSCQNFQFFLMFAVMACICPR; via the exons ATGGCGGCATCGCTTTCATTCACCTCTTATTTCCCAAATCAATTTCATACCCAAAAAATTGCAGCCTCCTTTCAATCCACATGCATTTCTCCTACCAAATTTCTTAACGTAAAATTGAACATCCGATGTTCACCACGTCGGAGGTTCGATTTCTCGATACAGGAAAAACCCCGAAAAGTCATTTGTGCGAATGCCAACAACAAGAATTCAATACCCATCCCAGATCGATTACTCGCAGCAGTTGGCTACTTTCTGCCCTTCTTCGACGGAGTACAATACGGTCGTTTTTTCTTGATAGATTTCCCTTCTGCACAGCTTCTTCTCCAACCCCTTTCCCCAGCCATTAGGGTTTACAAAAGCTACCCATATGCAAGTATTCTCGTGCTTAttatactctatttttatgttGTGCCAAACCCTAACATAAGGCGTTATGTTAGATTTAATGTCATGCAAGCAGTTGCCTTGGATGTTCTGCTTACTGTTGCTGATATTGTGGATCATGCTTTTGAGCCACAGAACGGGATTGGCCTCAGCTTGTTGACGAGTTTTGATACTACTGTTTTCCTCTTCCTTCTAACTTGCCTCGTTTACGGTTCGACCTCTTGCCTTATGGGCCAGGTTGCTAGATTGCCTCTTGTTGCAGACGCAGCAGAGACACAG TTACCTGAACACTCAATTCAAGGATGTGTTACCTGCCTCATGCTCATACCCACATCGTATCTTGTGGTGACTATATTGGAAGGTTATCTAGGTGCATCTTTATTCATGTGTTCATGTAAGGTATTCAAATTGAAATATCCATCCTCGACTCCATATACATATGCTCCAAGGAATGGCATTAGCAGAGCCCTTCTCAGCAGGAGCTGCCaaaatttccaattttttttgatGTTTGCTGTGATGGCATGCATATGTCCACGTTGA
- the LOC131070786 gene encoding protein TIC 20-v, chloroplastic isoform X2, whose protein sequence is MAASLSFTSYFPNQFHTQKIAASFQSTCISPTKFLNVKLNIRCSPRRRFDFSIQEKPRKVICANANNKNSIPIPDRLLAAVGYFLPFFDGVQYGRFFLIDFPSAQLLLQPLSPAIRVYKSYPYASILVLIILYFYVVPNPNIRRYVRFNVMQAVALDVLLTVADIVDHAFEPQNGIGLSLLTSFDTTVFLFLLTCLVYGSTSCLMGQVARLPLVADAAETQARILNLNDAIISLSSSYLNTQFKDVLPASCSYPHRILW, encoded by the exons ATGGCGGCATCGCTTTCATTCACCTCTTATTTCCCAAATCAATTTCATACCCAAAAAATTGCAGCCTCCTTTCAATCCACATGCATTTCTCCTACCAAATTTCTTAACGTAAAATTGAACATCCGATGTTCACCACGTCGGAGGTTCGATTTCTCGATACAGGAAAAACCCCGAAAAGTCATTTGTGCGAATGCCAACAACAAGAATTCAATACCCATCCCAGATCGATTACTCGCAGCAGTTGGCTACTTTCTGCCCTTCTTCGACGGAGTACAATACGGTCGTTTTTTCTTGATAGATTTCCCTTCTGCACAGCTTCTTCTCCAACCCCTTTCCCCAGCCATTAGGGTTTACAAAAGCTACCCATATGCAAGTATTCTCGTGCTTAttatactctatttttatgttGTGCCAAACCCTAACATAAGGCGTTATGTTAGATTTAATGTCATGCAAGCAGTTGCCTTGGATGTTCTGCTTACTGTTGCTGATATTGTGGATCATGCTTTTGAGCCACAGAACGGGATTGGCCTCAGCTTGTTGACGAGTTTTGATACTACTGTTTTCCTCTTCCTTCTAACTTGCCTCGTTTACGGTTCGACCTCTTGCCTTATGGGCCAGGTTGCTAGATTGCCTCTTGTTGCAGACGCAGCAGAGACACAG GCCAGGATTCTGAATCTAAATGATGCGATTATTTCGCTATCATCCAGTTACCTGAACACTCAATTCAAGGATGTGTTACCTGCCTCATGCTCATACCCACATCGTATCTTGTGGTGA